Part of the Streptomyces sp. RFCAC02 genome is shown below.
CATCACCGTCAACGGCACCGTGGTCCTCGTCCGGGGCGCCAACTGGATCCCCGACGACGCGTTCGTCACCCGCATCGACGCCGCCCGCTACCGCCGCCGTGTCGACCAGGCCGTCGCCGCCGACTGCAACCTCCTGCGCGTATGGGGCGGCGGCATCTACGAGTCCCACGCCTTCTACGACGCCTGCGACGAACTCGGCGTCCTCGTCTGGCAGGACTTCCTGTTCACCTGCGCCGGCTACGCCGAGGAGGAACCGCTGCGCGGCGAGGTCGAGGCCGAGGCGCGCGAGGCCGTCACCGACCTCTCCTCCCACGCCTCCCTCGTCCTGTGGTGCGGCGGCAACGAGACGATCGCCGCCTTCGCCGAATGGGGCTGGCGGCACCACCTGCACGGCAAGACCTGGGGCCAGGGCTACTACGAGGACCTCCTGCCCCGCGTCGTCGCCGAACTCGACCCCACCCGGCCCTACGTCCCCAACAGCCCCTACTCCCACGCCCCCTACGCGTCGCCCGACGCTCCCCACCTCGGCGACATGCACATCTGGGACGTGTGGAACTCCAAGGACTGGACGCACTACGCCGACCACACCCCGCGCTTCGCCTCCGAGTTCGGCTACCAGGGGCCGCCGTCCTGGACCGCCCTCACCCGTGTCGTCCACGACACGCCGCTGCACCCCGACGGCCCGCACCTCCTCGTCCACCAGAAGGCCGACGACGGCAACGCCAAGCTCCGCCGCGGCCTGCTCGCCCACTTCCCCGAACCGGCCGGCTTCGCCGACTGGCACTGGGCCACCCAGCTGAACCAGGCCCGCGCCATCGGCTTCGGCGTCTCCCACTTCCGCTCCCTCGCGCCGCTGTGCACCGGCTCCGTGCTGTGGCAGCTCAACGACTGCTGGCCCGTGGTGTCCTGGTCCGTCATCGACGGCGACGGCCGGCAGAAGCCCGCCTGGTACGCCCTGCGGCACGCCCACGCCGACCGGCTGCTCCACTTCCGCGACACCCCCGACGGCCTCGCCGTCACCGCGCTCGACGATCACGCCGAACCGTGGCGCGGCGATCTCATCCTGCGTGCCCACGACATGACCGGCGCCCCGCTCGGCGAGGCCACCGTCCCCCTCGACGTGGCGCCCCGCGGCACCGTGACCCTGGCCGTCCCGGCCGCGCTCGCCGGCGACGGCACGACGCCCCGCGTCGTCACCGCCACCGCCCCGGGGGCACGCCGCGCCGTGTGGTGGAGCCACGAGGACCGCGACTCCGGCCTGCCCGCGGCACGCCTGCGCGGCGAGGCCACCAGGACGCCCGACGGCTACCGGGTCGAGCTGACCGCCGACAGCGTCGTCCGGGACCTCACCCTCCTCACCGACCGCGCCGCCCCGGACGCCGAGGCCGACGACGCGCTGATCACCCTGCTGCCGGGGGAACGAGCGGTCGTCACCGTGCGTTCCGACCGGGAGTTCGACCCGGCGGTGCTGCTCGCCGCCCCCGTCCTGCGCACGGCCAACGACCTGCTGGAGCCCGCAGCCGCCGATGACCGGTTGTGACGTACCGGCCCGTGTGCCAGGATGCGGCGGGCCGTCACCGCCGCAACGCCGCGGCCGCGCAGACGGCCGCCCAGACCCCCGCCGCCCCGCGCCCCGCGCGGGGCGGCGGAACGACCAGGGAGTACGTGTGACCTACGCCGCCTCCGAGCAGCGCTACGAGACCATGCCCTACCGCCGCTCCGGCCGCTCGGGACTCCGGCTGCCGGCCATCTCGCTCGGCCTGTGGCACAACTTCGGTGACGAGAAGCCGTTCGCCGTCCAGCGGGCGATCCTGCGGCGCGCGTTCGACCTGGGCGTCACCCACTTCGACCTCGCCAACAACTACGGCCCCCCGCCCGGGGAGGCCGAGCGGACCTTCGGCCGCGTCCTCGCCGAGGACCTGCGCCCGTACCGCGACGAGATCATCGTCTCCACGAAGGCCGGCTACCACATGTGGAACGGCCCGTACGGCGAGTGGGGCTCGCGCAAGTACCTGCTGGCCAGCCTGGACCAGAGCCTGGCCCGCACCGGCCTCGACTACGTCGACATCTTCTACCACCACCGCCCCGACCCCGACACGCCGCTCGAGGAGACGATGGGCGCCCTCGACGCCGCCGTCCGCAGCGGCAAGGCCCTGTACGCCGGCATCTCGAACTACTCGCCGGAGCAGACCCGGGAGGCCGCCCGCATCCTCGCCGACCTCGGCACGCCGCTGCTGATCCACCAGCCGTCGTACTCGATGGTCAACCGGTGGGTCGAGGACGGGCTGCTCGACACCCTGGACGAGGTCGGCGCCGGCTCGATCGCCTTCTCGCCCCTGGCCCAGGGCCTGCTGACCGACCGCTACCTGAACGGCATCCCCGAGGGCTCGCGGGCCGCCGGGACCAGCCCGTTCCTCGGCGCCGCCGACGTCGAGCGGACCGTGGACACCGTGCGGGCGCTCGACGACATCGCCCGGCGCCGCGGCCAGACGCTCGCACAGCTCGCCCTCGCCTGGGTGCTGCGCGGCGGACGCGTCACCTCGGCGCTGATCGGCGCGAGCAGCGTCGCCCAGCTCGAGAACAGCGTCGGCGCCGTCGCCAACCTCGACTTCACCGACGGGGAACTGGCCGAGATCGCGGCCCTGCTGCCCTGACGCACCCCTCGCCCGCCGACGGCCCGGCCGCCGGCGGGCGGCGGTCTCACGCCCGGTGGGGCGCCGTCGAATCGCGCACGACCAGCTCGGGCAGGAAGACGCACTCCCGGTGCGTGTGCCCCGGCGCGCCCTCGGTGAGCAGCAGGTCAGCCGCCGCGTGCCCGAGCCGGTACGCGGGCTGCCGCACCGTCGTCAGCGCGGGCGACAGCTCGGAGGTGAAGTCCAGGTCGTCGTAGCCGACCACCGACATCTCCGCCGGAACCCGCACCCCCGCCCGGCGCAGCCCCCGCAGCACGGCGAGGGCCGTCATGTCGTTGACGCACAGCACGCCCGTCGGCCGGGGGCTCAGCGCGAGCAGCGCGTCCGTCGCCTCCCGCGCCACGGCCGCGAGCGGCCCCGACGCCACCGGCACCTCGATGAACCCGGGGGCGCCGCCCGCTCCCGTCCCGTGCCCGGCGAGAGCGCGCCGGATGCCGGCCGAGCGGTCCCTGATCGTCCGGATCGCCGGTTCCGTGCGGACGAACGCGATCCGCCGGTGACCCAGCTCCCGCAGGTGGCGCGCGGCCAGCTCGCCGCCCGTCACGTTGTCCACCGTCACGGCGCACAGCTCCGAGCGGCCCCGCGGCAGATCCAGGAGCACCACCGGCACACCGCGCCGCGCCAGCCGTTCGAACCGCTCCAGGCGCTCACCCGCCGGACTCACCAGGATTCCCCGCACGCCCTGCTCCTCCAGCATGCGCAGGAAACGCTCCTCCCGGCCCGCGTCCACGTCGCTGCTGCACCGCACCAGGACGCACCCCGCCTCGGCGAGCCGGTCCTCAGCGCCACGGGCCACAGCGGCGTAGTAGGCGTTCGCGGTGTCGAGCAGCACGCACCCCACGACCGTGCTCGGGGCGCCGCGGAGCTGACGGGCCGCGCCGTTGCGCACGTACCCGACGCGGTCCATCGCCGCCTCGACGCGCAGCCGTGTCGGCGGGGCGACGACCGCCGGATTGTTGAGGACGTTGCTGACCGTGGACATCGACACCCCGGCCGCCGCTGCGACCTCCCTGATGCCCGCACGCTCCCGGATACCGGCACGTCCCGTGGCACCACCCGCGCCCACTCGCCCGTCACCGTCCCTCCGCGGTCGGCCACGGCAGCCGTCCGACGCGGCCGTCAGCCTAACGGAGACCGGCCCGTCCCGACCCGCCCCGGCGGGCACCCGCAGGCCCGGGGGAGAATGCCCCCCATGACAGCCCTCCCCGACGACCTGCGGTCCGCCCTCGACGACGCGCTGCGCGGCCTCGACCGGCAGGGGCTCGCCCGGTCCGTCGAGCGCCTCAGCGGCCGGTACCGGGAGGGCCGGGCGGCGAGCGCGCCGATCCTCGCGACGGCCGGCGACGTCGCCGCCTACGCCGGCTACCGCATGCCCGCCACCTACGCGGCCGTCCACGCGGCGCTGTCCGAGGTGGCGCTCGCCGCCCCGGCCTTCGCCCCGCGCGCGATGACCGACGTGGGCGGCGGCACCGGCGCCGCGCTGTGGGCCGCGCACGGGGTGTGGCCCGGCCTCGACTCCCTCACCGTCGTCGAGCAGGCACCCGAGGCCATCGCGCTGGGCCGGCGCCTCGCCACCGCCGCCTCGGCGCCCGCGCTGCGCTCCGCCACCTGGCGGCGCGGCCTCATCGACCCGGCGGCCCCCCTGCCCCCGGCCGACCTCGTCACCCTCTCCTACGTCCTCGGTGAGCTGCCCGAGCCGGCCCGCGAGGCGGCCGTGTCGCATCTCGCCGACGCAGCCGGCGCGACGGGCACGGTCGTCCTCGTCGAGCCCGGCACCCCCGACGGCTACGAGCGCATCGCCGCAGCGCGCGACGTGCTGATCGCTCGTGGCCTGACCGTCGTCGCGCCCTGCCCGCACGACCACGCGTGCCCCGTCCCGCGCGGCCGCGACTGGTGCCACTTCGCCGCCCGCCTGCCCCGCGAGGACGCGCACCGGCGGATCAAGGAGGGCACGCTCGGCTTCGAGGACGAGAAGTTCTCCTACGTCGCCGCGTCGGCCGTGCCCCACGGCCGCGCCGGCGCCCGCGTGCTGCGGCACCCGCTCAAGCGGAAGGGGCTCGTCGGGCTGCGGACCTGCACCGCCGACGACGGGCTGGCCGAGGTCACCGTGACGAAGCGGCAGGGCGACCTCTACCGGGCGGCGCGGGACACGCGCTGGGGCGACGCCTGGCCGCCGCCCGGGGACCGCGGGTGAGCCGTCAGCCGACGCGGTCCCGTACCCACCGGCCGGCCGGCTTCAGGGCTTCGGGATCGTCGAACGCCCCCGCCGCGCAGGTGCCCGGCTCGAACACCGCGCCCGAGCGCGGATCGTCGGACCAGTTCCAGTTCACCCAGCTCACGCCCAGACGGTCCAGCAGGTCGAGGTAGCGCCCGGCCGAGTCGAAGTCGTCCGGGCCGTCACCCGTGGCCTCCTGCGTACCGAACTCGGTCACGAACAGCGGCAGCTCCCGCGCGGCGCGGGCGAGGGTGTCCCGGTAGACGGGGTCGTCGTGCGAGGCGGCGTAGAAGTGGAAGGTGTACATGATGTTGTCCGCGCCGACGGGGTCGGCGAGGATCTCCGACTCGTCCGCGCCGTCCGAGACGCCGAGCGACGACCAGCCGCGCGTGCCCACCAGGACCACGGCGTCCGGCGCCCCCTCGCGCACCACGGGGACCACCTCCTCGGCGTAGGAGCGGATGGCCCGCCAGTCCACGCCGTTCGGCTCGTTCGCGATCTCGTAGAGCACATTGCCCCGGTCACCGAGACGCGCGGTGACGGTGCGGAAGAACTCCTCGGCGAGCGCCGTGTCGGCGTTGGGGTCGCCCGGGTCGAGCATGTGCCAGTCCACGATCGCGTACAGGCCGCGCTCCGTCGCCGCCTCGACGGCGCGGACCGCCACGTCCGTCAGATGGTCCGGATTCGTCGCCCAGCCATCCTCGTGGACGTACGTCGAGACGCGCAGCACGTCCGCGCCCCAGTCGTACGCGAGCACGTCGAGGGACGCGTCCGTGACGCACTGCGCGTACCACTGCGTGCCATGCGTACTCATGCCGCGCAACTGCACGGTGTCCCCGTGCTCGTCGCACAGGGCCGTCCCGCACACCCGCAGCCGGCCGTGCTCCTCGAACGGCGTCGCCCCGCCCCCGCCGGACGCGTCCGCCGCGGGCGGGTCACCGCCGCAGGCCGCCGTCAGGACGAGGGCCGCCGCTCCCAGGAGGGCCGGTACGGGACGCGGGAGGCGGGGTCTGCCCATCGAAGGTCGGTCCTCTCGGCGGAGCGCGCGGGTCGCCGAGGAAAGTAGACGCGCCCCCGGGCGGCGGTCAAACCGTCCGCCGGGGGCGCGCCCGAGTGCGTCCGCCCCGTCAGCCTGCCGTGCAGCTCGGTGCGAGCGCCGTGTCCTCCGGCCAGGGGCCGGAGCCCAGGTAGCCGAAGGTGGTGCTCCCACCCGGTGCCAGCTCGGCGTTCCACCCGGAGGGGGTCGCGAGGACCGTGGACTCACCGGTGGTCACCTGCGAGCCCCACACACTGGAGGGAACGGCAGCGCCGCCGTCGTGGCGCCAGCCCACGCGCCAGCCCTCGACCGGGGCGTCGCCGGTGTTCTCGACGGTCACCTCCGCGAGGAAGCCGGTGCCCCAGCTCTCGGTGACCGTGTGCGTCGCCCGGCAGCCGCCGTGGTGTTTGACGTCGCCCAGCTCGTCCAGGGTGATGACGCGCGGGTGGTTGTAGACGTGCTCCAGGTGCTCGCGCGAGTTGCTCACGCCGTCGGTGAGGAAGCTGCCGCTCCAGGTCACGAACCAGCTCCAGTCGGCCTCGTACGCCTCCAGCAGGTCGGGGTCGGGAATGGAGCCGACCTCCGTGAGGGCCACGATCTTCCGGTCCTGGCCCAGCTCGACCAGCTTCTCGTAGTCGGCGCTGACCGGGCCGTGGTCGCCGGCGGGCGGGTAGGAGTCGGTGCTCACGATGTCCACCACGTCGTCGCCCGGGTACCAGGCCGGGTCGACGGAGTTCCACACCCAGATGAGGTTGTGCAGGCCGTGGACGTTGACCAGGCGGTCGTAGAGCAGGCGGTACAGCTCCTTCGCCGGCTCGGGACCCTTCGCCCCCCACCAGAACCAGCCGCCCTCGGCCTCGTGCAGGGGGCGCCACAGCACCGGCACGCCCGCGTCCTGCAGCTGGCCGAGCTGGACGGCGATGGCGTCGATGTCCCGCAGGACGAGCTGGTACTCGGGGGACGCGGGGTCGGCGAGCGCGGCCGCGATGTCGAAGGTGGTCGAGTCGGTGTAGAAGCCGCGCCACCATTCCTTGCCCGGCTCGTCGATGAGGCCGGTGGGGGCGTTCCAGTGCCACACGAAGGTGGTGATGCCGCCGCGGGCGTCCCAGGCGATGGCGTTCTCGACCTCCTGCGAGGTGGTGCCCCGCTCGACGCGGCTGGGGGAGTAGTCCATCATGTCGAGCCCGGCGACGGCGGGGGCGCGGCCGATGTTCTCCTCCAGCCACGCGATGCTCGCCATGTCCTGCTGGCCGCTGAGGATGTGACTGCCGTACTCGTCGGTGAGGTAGTTGAGGAGGGACCGGGCCTCCGGGGTGGCGTCCGGGTCGACGGGGGCGTCGCCGACCTGGTGCGGCGGACGCGGCGGGACGGGGGAGAGGGCGATGGCGTCGATCTCGTACCAGCCCCACCCGTTCTCGATGGTGACGGTGTTGTCGCCCTCCCGCAGGAGCACCTTGCCCGCCGCGGCCTCGGAGAAGGTGTCGGTCGGGACGAGGGTGACCGAGCCCATCCCGGTGTCGTTGAGGCGGAGGTTCGCGTCCTTCTGGCCGTAGGGAGCGCGATAGAGGACGGTGAGGTCGTACAGGCCGCCGACGCTGTCGGGGATGGTGATGGTGACCTGGTCGCCGGCGGTGTCGAAGCCCTCGACGTAGCCGGTGCCGGAGTGGCCGGCGGCGGTGGAGGCCACCGTGACGCCGGTGAGGACGCCGTCCTCGGCCTCGTAGATCTCGGTCTCGGGGGCGACGCTGCCGGTGGCTGTGGTGCCGGCCGTGCCGGACGCCGGGTCCCCGGGGGCGGCGACGGCAGGTGCGGAGCCGTACACCAGCAGCGCGGACAGCGCGCCTGCCACGGCGCCGGCCGCCAGTCCGCGGGTCGTGGAACGCGTACGCATGCGGTCTCTGCCTCCTCGTGGGTGGGAGCGCTCCCAAGCGAGGGTCATTGGACCGTACCCGCAGGATCACGTCAATGACATGCGCACGATCGGCTCATGGGCGGCCGGAAAGGGGTGTGGGAGGTGCCGCCCCTGCGGGCGGTACCTCCCACGGATGCGCTGTTCCTCGGCGGCCGCCGGACTTCCGTACGTGCGGGGTGCTGAGCACCGTGTCAGTAACGCCTGACGCGGTTGGCCACGAGATTGCCGATCGCGAAGTACACGATCGCCGCGAGTCCGTAGCCGCACACGACGCGCGCCCACTCCTCGTCGAACGTGAACAGGTCGTGCGACCAGCCGGCCAGCCAGCGGGACGAGTCGTGGACGAAGTCCACCAGCATGTTGCCCCGGTTGGCGTCCAGCAGGTACATCAGGATCCACAGGCCGATGATGCAGGCGGCCACGTCGGCGATCACCGCGACCACCGCAGCCGCCGGGCCGAATCTCGTTGTATGCGCGGACATGACATGCGGATTGCCCCTGCCCGTCCGGCGAAACGCTGTTCGTCCGCCCCTTGTCGTGGCACGGCGTCCGGAACACCCCGATCGTCACCGGCGGCCCCAGCGGGTGCCACGTGAGGCGCCCACTGATCCAATCTGCGGAGCCATCCGGTGCCGTCCCGGCGCTCGCTCCACCGGGCGACATGTCGACACGACAACAGCTCCGGCCCCTGTCCGTCACACGTGCCGCGCCGCCTCCTGACATCCCACCGCACGCCCGCCGAAGGCCCCGCCCGCCCCTCGCCCGGGGCGCCCGCGTCCGCACGCCGCCCACTATTGCCGCTGATGCCTGGCCTCCGTGGCTGGTCCAGCGCGTGCCCGGACTGCCCGGCTCTGGCCGGGCCGCCGATCGTGCTGGGGGCGGCGGTGGTGAAGCGACGTTCACTCTGCGCTTGGTCGGCTTGTCGATACAGGGCGTTCCGGTGGCCACCCGGGGCGTCCGCACGCGCCCACTACTGCCGCCGGTACCCGGCCTTGCGGCTGGCCCAGCGCGTTCCTTACTCCGTGATTTCGGACGGGCTGCCGGGGTCGGTGCCCGTGGGTGATGGTCATGCGGTGTCGAGTTGGCTGGTCGATACATCGGCACATCGGTGGGTGGCTGGTCCAGCGTGTTCCTGACCACATGACTCCGGTCCGGTTGCCGGGGCTGGCACTCGTGGGGTGACGGTCACGGGTGCTGCGTCGGTCGGTCGAGACGCCGGCATTCCGGTGGTTGCCCGGGGCGCCCGCGTCCGCTCGCCGCCCACGGCCATCGCCGACAGCCGGGCTCGGTGGTCGGCCAGGCGTGTGCCCGGGCCGCCCGGTCCAGGCCGGGGTGCTGGTCGAAGCCGGGGCTCACGCCCGCGGGGCGGATGGTCACTCGGCGCTCAGCAGCCGGTCACACGCCGGTACTCCGGTGGTCGCCCCGGGTGCACGTGCCCACGCCCACTTCCACCCGCTCGCCGGACGGGCCGCTCCCGGCCCGTGACCGTGTCAGGACCGCGTGCCCACCGGGCGGGAGACGACGCAGGCCGGGGAACCGACCGACAGCCGGTACTCCTCCGCGACCGGCGCACCGGACACGGTGTCGAGCGTGAGGACCAGCACGGCGTCGCTCTCCTGTGCGGCCACCAGCATGCGGTCCCCGTCCACCGTGAAGTGCCGGGGCCAGGCGGCCCCGAGGACGTATTCGGCGGTGAGCTTCGGGGTGTCCGTGCCGAGGGCGAAGGTGGCGATGGTGTCCGCGCCCCGGTTGGACAGGTGACCGGTACGGCCGTCCGCGCTGATCACCAGGTGGGCCGGCTGATCGGCTCCAGCGCCCGGCCGTGCCGACGCGGGACTCGAGGCGAGCGCGGTGAACACGCCCGGCGTCTCCTCGGCCACCGTGACGAGCCCCGCCGCCAGCTCCGCCACCACGTGGGCGCGGCCCGTCGCGGCCCGGACGAGCTGGCGCGGCCCCGTGCCGGCGGGCAGGCCGGAGGCCGCCGACCGCGTCAGCGTGCCGGCCCCGGGATCCAACCGGTACGACCACAGCGTGTCGGTGCCGAGATCGACCACGGTCACGAGCGACCCGGCCGCGTCGAGCGTCACCATGTGGGCGTGCGGCCCCTCCTGGCGGTCGGGAACGGGTCCCGAGCCGGTGAGCCGGACGAGGTCGGTGCGCGCGACCGGCACGCCGGCCTCGTCGAGGGAGAACACCGCGACGCTGCCCGAGCCGTAGTTCGCCGCGAGGAGATGACGCCCGTCCGGGGTCACGGCCAGGTGGCACGGTTCGGCGCCCCCGGTCGGCAGTCCGCCCACGACCTCGGGCTCCCCGTCCCCGGCGAACCGGATCGCGCTCACCCCGCCCTCGGCCCGCTCGTGCACCGTGTACAGCACCGGCAGGGTGGGGTGCCATTCCAGCCACGAACAGCCGGGAAGGGCCAGCTCTCCGGCCGGGACGAGCCGCCCGCCCCGACCGTCCTCGCGGAGCAGCGTGATGCCGGGACCCCGGCCGCCTGTCTCCGCCGTGTAGGAGCCGACGCAGAACAGCCGGTCGGACATGACATCTCCCCTTCGCCGTGGATCGGATCGACGCCCGGGACGTTACCAAGCCGCTCGGCCCTGCCCGCCGGCCCCCGCTCCGCGCTGCGGGCCGGCCGCCCGGACGGCCCCGGGCCGGACACCGAGCCTCCCCCGTGCGCGCGGTGCGTTGTGGGCCGACCGGCCGAACACGTGTCTGCTCGGCCGCGGACCGGGCAAGCGGACCGGGTGACGACTGCGGAGACATCGGAGCGCGGGACGCCCCCTCTGAAGAGGGCGCTGACGACGCCCCTGCTGTATCTGTTCATCCTGGGTGACACGCTCGGCGCCGGCGTGTACGTCCTGGTCGGACAGGTCGCGGAGGAGTCCGGCGGGGCCGTGTGGGCGCCGCTGCTGGCCGCCCTGTGCCTCGCCCTGCTGACCGCCGCTTCCTACGCGGAACTGGCGACCAAGTACCCGCGTGCCGGGGGAGCGGCGCACTACGCGCACCTCGCCTTCGGCCCGTTCGTCGGCTTCGCCGTGGGCTTCTGCATGCTGGCGGCCGGCACCGTCTCCGTCGCCACCCTCACCCGTGCCTTCGGCGGCGACTACCTGTCGGCCTTCGTGGACATCCCGATGCCCCTGGTGGCGCTCCTCTTCCCGATCGCGCTGGCCCTGCTGAACGCCCGGGGCATCGCGGAGTCCCTGCGGGCCAACGCGGTCGCCACCGTGATCGAGACCAGCGGGCTGCTCCTCGTCGTCGGGCTCGGGGTATGGGTCCTCCTGCGCGGCGACGGGGACGGTTCGCGCCTGGCCGATGTCGGCACCGCCGAGGCGGGACCGGCCGCGGCCGTCCTCGGCGGCGCGGTGCTCGCCTACTACTCGTTCGTCGGTTTCGAGACCTCCGTGAATCTCGCGGAGGAGACCCGGAATCCGGGCCGCTCCTACCCGCGCGCCCTCTTCGGCGCCCTCGCCACCGCCGGCGTGGTCTACGGCCTGGTCGGCGTCGTGGCCAGTGCCGTCGTCCCCACCGAACGTCTCGTCTCCTCCAGCGGCCCCCTCCTCGAAGTCGTCCATACGGCCGGGAACGTCCCGGACCGGCTGTTCAGCGCGATCGCTCTCGTCGCCGTGGCCAACGGCGCCCTGCTCACCGGCATCATGTCGTCGCGGCTGGCCTACGGCATGGCCAGGGACCGCCTGCTGCCCGGCTTCCTGGCCCGGGTACTGCCGCGCCGCCGCACCCCCTGGGCCGCCATCGCCGTCACGACCGCCCTGTCGATGCTCCTTGCACTCACCGGTGATGTGGCGAGCCTCGCGTCGACGCTCGTCCTCCTGCTGCTGTGCGTCTTCGGAGCCGTCAACATCGCCGTACTCGTCCTGCGCCGCGACCAGGTGGACACGGACCATTTCCGCGTGCCGCGAGCGGTGCCCGTCCTCGGGGCGGCCTCCTGCGTCCTGCTCGCGACACGGATCGAGCAGGAGGTCTGGCAGCGCGCGCTGCCACTGATCGCGCTCGGGCTCGTCCTGGGGGCCGTCGCGCGGGTCCGGCACCGGCGCGGGGCCGCCGTGGAGGAGGAGTTGGCCTGACGGGCGGCCCGCCGTCACCGGGTGACGCCGAGCCCGCCGCACCGGGCCGCGTGCACTCCGGGTGAGGACCGCCGGCCGGACCACCGCCCCATGTATCACTGTCCGCTTCCGCTCACCACCCTGGCGCGGGGTGGCGAAATCCCCGGCGCGAGCAGAATTCCTCCTTCCTGTTCGACCGGTCCGGCACCGCATTCGGGGAAAGCCGACTTCCCGGCCGGACGGAACACCACTCCTTCGGCCGTATACTCCCCGCATGGCCAAGAAAGTTGTCACCATCTACACCGATGACCTCACCGGCGGCGAGGCCGCCGATGTCGGTACCCATACGTTCAGTCTCGACGGCGTGAACTACGAGATCGACCTCGGTCCCGACTCGTTCGACCGCCTTCTCGACGCCCTGCGTCCTTTCATCGACAAGGGCCGCAAGACCGGCCGGACCCAGCGGTCCGCCTCCGCCCCCAAGCGCGCCGCGACGGGCGCCGACCCGGCGAAGGTCCGTGAATGGGCGCGCGCCAACGGTTTCGAGGTGAACGACCGGGGCCGAGTCCCCGGACACGTCCAGGAGGCCTACGACAAGGCCCACTGAGCCACGGCCCACCGGGGGACGGACCGCAGGCCGCACCGGGCGGCGCCGGTACGCGTCCCACGTTCACGAGGACCGGCGCGCCGCCGCGCGTATGCGTCCCGCACCCTTCGGCCCGCCCCGGGAAAGCGACTCCCCGAGCCCCGGCGGCGCGGCGGGTGCGGACGATTCCGATCGCCGGCGGCGGCCCGGCGGCACGGTAATGGACCGGCCGCCCGGGAGCGCCGCGGAAGGAATCCCGCCGCCCCACCGGTGCCCCGCGAGAGGGCGCCCGCGGACCGTCCGCACCCAATCCCGCAATTCGCCGCCGCCCGGCGCCTCCCGAATTGCTCGGCGGCTCCCCGCCATTGCCGCCGCCCCGGCAGCCACCGCCCCGCTGCCGACGCTTTCACCCGGCATCCGCCTCATCTTCCGTCCGTCCCCCATCGGGCACCTCCCCATTTCCCCGGCGCGGACTTCCGAGCCCGCTTCTCCCACCGGAACGCATACCCAACATTACGCTCAGTAATCATCGTTGGCAAGGGCTTTCCCCCGAGCATCACCACTCGGCTATCGCGTTCCCTCAACTCCCGCTGTCAACAAGCCGTTTGATCACCCGGCCGGCCCCGGGTCGGTCAGCTCCCCGGCCAGCATGTCCATCAGCAGACCGTCGCGTGTCAGTCCGTCCGCACGCCGCTCGTACTGCCGCATGACACCCACCGGCCGGAAACCGAGCCGGCGGTACAGCCGCACCGCTCCCTCGTTCTCCACCGCCGGATCGATCGTCAGCCGGTGGTGCCCGTCGGCGTCGAACAGGTGGCGCGCCAACGCGTACAGGGCCGCACCGCCGATCCCCCGCCGATGGACGCCGGCGTGCACGGCCACATCGATGCCGGCGTGCCGGAAGTCGCGCGTCGGCTCCTCCCACGCCTGGATCAGTCCCGCCACAGTGCCGCGGAACTCGATGGCGTACGTGCGCCCGTCGCCGGACGGC
Proteins encoded:
- a CDS encoding glycoside hydrolase family 2 protein, whose translation is MDRTYLHSGWTLRSAGGPDAPDHRDAVTTTVPAEVPGCVHTDLLAAGLIPDPFDGDNETALAWIGRHTWEYRTTLRAAPPAPGERVELVCEGLDTLAALRLDGELLGRTENQFRTYRFDLTHRLTGGEDRERELSVAFSSATDHVERAAEIYGPRPHVNAHPFWALRKMACNFGWDWGPDLVTAGIWRPVSIERWHTARLAAVRPLTTVDGTTGRLTAHLDLAWAAPDAPAAGVTATVRVGERTARATITPGASRVTVTLDVPDAALWYPRGYGDQALHDVEVTLHDAAGALLDRYARRVGFRTVTLDTTPDEHGVPLHITVNGTVVLVRGANWIPDDAFVTRIDAARYRRRVDQAVAADCNLLRVWGGGIYESHAFYDACDELGVLVWQDFLFTCAGYAEEEPLRGEVEAEAREAVTDLSSHASLVLWCGGNETIAAFAEWGWRHHLHGKTWGQGYYEDLLPRVVAELDPTRPYVPNSPYSHAPYASPDAPHLGDMHIWDVWNSKDWTHYADHTPRFASEFGYQGPPSWTALTRVVHDTPLHPDGPHLLVHQKADDGNAKLRRGLLAHFPEPAGFADWHWATQLNQARAIGFGVSHFRSLAPLCTGSVLWQLNDCWPVVSWSVIDGDGRQKPAWYALRHAHADRLLHFRDTPDGLAVTALDDHAEPWRGDLILRAHDMTGAPLGEATVPLDVAPRGTVTLAVPAALAGDGTTPRVVTATAPGARRAVWWSHEDRDSGLPAARLRGEATRTPDGYRVELTADSVVRDLTLLTDRAAPDAEADDALITLLPGERAVVTVRSDREFDPAVLLAAPVLRTANDLLEPAAADDRL
- the mgrA gene encoding L-glyceraldehyde 3-phosphate reductase yields the protein MTYAASEQRYETMPYRRSGRSGLRLPAISLGLWHNFGDEKPFAVQRAILRRAFDLGVTHFDLANNYGPPPGEAERTFGRVLAEDLRPYRDEIIVSTKAGYHMWNGPYGEWGSRKYLLASLDQSLARTGLDYVDIFYHHRPDPDTPLEETMGALDAAVRSGKALYAGISNYSPEQTREAARILADLGTPLLIHQPSYSMVNRWVEDGLLDTLDEVGAGSIAFSPLAQGLLTDRYLNGIPEGSRAAGTSPFLGAADVERTVDTVRALDDIARRRGQTLAQLALAWVLRGGRVTSALIGASSVAQLENSVGAVANLDFTDGELAEIAALLP
- a CDS encoding LacI family DNA-binding transcriptional regulator, whose amino-acid sequence is MPAGAGRDGPVSVRLTAASDGCRGRPRRDGDGRVGAGGATGRAGIRERAGIREVAAAAGVSMSTVSNVLNNPAVVAPPTRLRVEAAMDRVGYVRNGAARQLRGAPSTVVGCVLLDTANAYYAAVARGAEDRLAEAGCVLVRCSSDVDAGREERFLRMLEEQGVRGILVSPAGERLERFERLARRGVPVVLLDLPRGRSELCAVTVDNVTGGELAARHLRELGHRRIAFVRTEPAIRTIRDRSAGIRRALAGHGTGAGGAPGFIEVPVASGPLAAVAREATDALLALSPRPTGVLCVNDMTALAVLRGLRRAGVRVPAEMSVVGYDDLDFTSELSPALTTVRQPAYRLGHAAADLLLTEGAPGHTHRECVFLPELVVRDSTAPHRA
- a CDS encoding small ribosomal subunit Rsm22 family protein, coding for MTALPDDLRSALDDALRGLDRQGLARSVERLSGRYREGRAASAPILATAGDVAAYAGYRMPATYAAVHAALSEVALAAPAFAPRAMTDVGGGTGAALWAAHGVWPGLDSLTVVEQAPEAIALGRRLATAASAPALRSATWRRGLIDPAAPLPPADLVTLSYVLGELPEPAREAAVSHLADAAGATGTVVLVEPGTPDGYERIAAARDVLIARGLTVVAPCPHDHACPVPRGRDWCHFAARLPREDAHRRIKEGTLGFEDEKFSYVAASAVPHGRAGARVLRHPLKRKGLVGLRTCTADDGLAEVTVTKRQGDLYRAARDTRWGDAWPPPGDRG
- a CDS encoding glycoside hydrolase family 5 protein → MGRPRLPRPVPALLGAAALVLTAACGGDPPAADASGGGGATPFEEHGRLRVCGTALCDEHGDTVQLRGMSTHGTQWYAQCVTDASLDVLAYDWGADVLRVSTYVHEDGWATNPDHLTDVAVRAVEAATERGLYAIVDWHMLDPGDPNADTALAEEFFRTVTARLGDRGNVLYEIANEPNGVDWRAIRSYAEEVVPVVREGAPDAVVLVGTRGWSSLGVSDGADESEILADPVGADNIMYTFHFYAASHDDPVYRDTLARAARELPLFVTEFGTQEATGDGPDDFDSAGRYLDLLDRLGVSWVNWNWSDDPRSGAVFEPGTCAAGAFDDPEALKPAGRWVRDRVG